Below is a genomic region from Syngnathus typhle isolate RoL2023-S1 ecotype Sweden linkage group LG3, RoL_Styp_1.0, whole genome shotgun sequence.
atgaaatatttattgcTATTTGAAGGATCTGGAGAAATGGGCAGCTGATGTCATTTACAACAAATGTTAATTATGGACGGTGTAAACATGATTCGGTGACATTTGCGGCCTTGTGTGTCCACTtgtctccattttattttgattagCGTTTGATGAAGAGTTTTTGTTAGCTAGTTCACATTTAGTGTGGATGGTGGTATGTGAAATAAATGTGCCTTGAAATTAAAGGGAGCACTGTGTCGTTACTTGGTAGGATCCGGAAGTAATAATGCAGTGCATGCCAAATGGTACTGAGAAGTAGTGACATCATGGGCATAATTCATAAACCGTCTATCTTCAGTTAAACCTACAAACTGTGCTTGAGAATGGAATTTGATGCTGTTTGCTCTAAGAATTTGATCTATGAAAACATATAATGACaataacacaaataaaaaatacaacttacatttaaaatataaattctTGATATTTATGGCAACAATTTTAGTTCGCACATCAAAGCAAGGAAATTGCTTTCTCCAAAAGTGAGTTGGTTTTATTTATAGCTTTAAGTTGGCATACAATACAAGAGACCATTACATCTATAAACCCTTGAAAATATGGGGATGCCAATTTTTACATTAGCAAAACATTTGCTGAATTGCCTTGAAAGCTTGAATTCACTCCTCTTTTGACAACGTGATAATAAATtacaaataattatttaagaTTAAGAAAAATTGCAGCACGTTCCCGTAAGGGTgagcatgtctgcctcacatttcagaggtgcagggttcaATTCCAGCTCTGgcattcctgtgtggagtttgcatggtcTCCCCCATGCCTGCTCGCCggtactccagtttcctccagTTTATATTATCTAAGGCAACAACAATATTGATATTTTATATCATTGTTACTGAGATTCTTATttgtgtaaaaaagaaaaaaaacatgatgtggAAGCTGAACTAGCCAAATAGAAACTCCCCATTACTGGCTTTATTTGTCTGCTCAAAAAGGGCCCGAAAGCAAACATTTTACATAACAGTTAAGTTACCTTCGGGTTTGATGTTACTTTTAGCCCATCCACCCcctttaaaatatttatgaaaGGAAATAAAACATTGCTGATGTGAACAAGATATTTAGGTTTTTATTAATTCTGAGGCAGAAACATACATAATAATCCTTTATTGCTCATGACAGTCTATGGCGCCTCGGCGGCTCGCTTTTGTATACCACAACAAATGAAACATCATTTAAACACTTCTATTACCATGTGGTCACTTCAGTGACAGTAAGTGTATGGATGTTATGTTCATCCACAAATTAAGACGGGAAACAAAACATTGTTGTAAGCGTCCAATACTGATGTCATACGTCATTCACAACTCTCGCTGTTATATAACAGTACTTAGTGCACTACAATTGGCGGTTGGTTTTATGGCTGAAAGCTTGACTGTTGTCAGAACCACCATAGAGTCGCATTTTCTACCGACAAAAGAAAGCCCTCCAATCCTGTCAAATAAATGGCCTAAATGCTTTATTTCCTATTACTATTATTCATTGTTACATTGACATAAAGGAAAAACACAAACTCAGGAGTTATTGCCTTAATAATTTTTGCATAACAAAGAAGAGGATAAAAAGGGAGTGGCTTGTACATAGTCACATACTCGTCAAGACAAATGGCATGCGAGACACACGGAACATTTCCTACATTACACAAAGGTGAGCACACTTTGACGTCCAACGGAGACAACACTTTTCACGGAGGATGTGTAACACTGTGCAAAACAGCTTGACATAAACTCGACACAAACGGCAGCTTTAAGAGCTTGCACAAATTCTgttttaaatatcttttttttttttttaaaatatggctTATCATGTCATCACATTTTCTAGTTTAGAGACAGACAGTATAATAAATGGATATCTTTGATTGTTTGGCCTTGCTTGAGGCTTGTTATATAGATTGCTTATGTACAATTAAAGTGAAGAGCGAGGTGAAGGAGAACACCGTGTTGATGCTTCAAACTCTTCAATGGAAGTAGTCAGAGAAAAAGGAAAGATTGTTTCGAATTGTGTCAATGGCCCCTTTGCTCGACTCACACACGCGCACCCAATGGCGCAGTCTACATCCGCATGACAGTGGCAATTCACTTTTCGAAAATTTTAATAGTCACCTTTGAATaaaccaaatttgaatcatttaCATTGCTAATCTGAGCGTGAGTTTTGGGATTGAAGCCAACCTGGTAACGACTTCAGCGAGCATTATCACTGGCTGGCAATTTGTCTTACTTCTTCAACATATCCTGCAGTGGACCTGGCAGGTATTTCATCACTGTGTCCATGAtgctctcctcctcttcttcatccccGCAGCCGGTGGGCACTGCCTTCTTCGGTCGTGTCAAGCTGCCCTCCGCAGGCTCCTCGGCTGCAGCCGCTGCTTCAGCCTCGGCCTCCTCACGCTTTTTCAAACCGTACTGGTGTATAAAAGCATGGAGATCCGAGGATTGATAAGAGATCAGAAAATGATCATGCACCGTTTATTTCAAGGGAAACCTTCCAGTCCCATatcaatatatttatatatactatatttacTGAAAAAAGTATAAAAGGTCAAATGAAAAATGGCCCCAGAAGTTTTATTATAATTTGATTATTGTGAACTATTTTACCTAGAAAACTGGAGTGTTATTTGACAAAGTAGTAAAGCGAATGGCAGCAAAAATAGCAGCGGAAAGCTGAATAAAATCTCTTACCATTAAATATTACACAAACATACTACTACTCTCAGAGCAGCACCTAAAAGAGAAACTAATCAAAAATTCTGTATTCTCTATTCGCTGCACTCCACCTACTTTGTGAAATTAATACAGATATTCCCACTATGCACACCAAATTCCATTTGTTGTGCAATAATTGTATTATTTGCTTTGTTAATGACTACTTTTGCGTCTTTAATTCTCCTCAGCTATTTTCTGTTGCTCTCCTGCATTATTACACAGTGTCGGGAAGTTGGAGTTCACACCAAAGGAAACAAAGCAATTAAAAATAGCTCTTTAATTGTCTGCTTCCATGGCACAGTCTGCTGTAAAAATACctttataaagaaaaaaaaaagctggcagGTGACGCAGAGCCTTTAGAAGTTTGTGCTAAAAATGAGGACATAATCCAAAATCatgaaactgttcaaatatgaTGGACAGCATTTTATTGCTAAGAGTGACAAGAGCACTCTTACTTGTGCATTAATTCTCTTGTTCATTTCTGATTTTGCACTGACTTAGTCGAACCTTGAATATGGAAATATTGCCATGGTACCTTATCCCTGATGCCTTGTCTCATCTGCTCCCTCTCGGCTTCCATCTTGGCGTATTTAgccttcctctcctcctcctgctgtcTCAGCGCCTCCTGcctttcttcctctttctttgCTGCATCCGGGTCCTCTTCCTTCTCCTCACCACCCAGCATCTTGCCAACATCAGGAGGACCACCTAGATGAGAGGCATGCCTCAATTAAGAGCTATCAGGAGACACACGGTACTCTCTCACGTCAAAATGGAAGATTACAGTGTGCGGTTGGAAAGACTGATGTCAAAAAGCTTGGGTGTAAAGATTGCATGAAGAAAGGGCCATATAATTTTTGGGTTTACAAGTGCCACGGAATCTTATTACCTCCTGGTTCTCAAATTTCCCCCACATTTCAGTTGTTTTAAATTGAACACTCTAAATATATATCATTTCTATAATTTCTTGTGTACTGAACATTGGGTTTCTGGAAGGCCTTCTCACCATTCGTGTGGAATTAAACAACCAAgccatttctttatttttttaatgtgaatatcatatttttaaaaaaaaaaagctaaactaGAATTTCATCATGAATTGACTGAAACTCTGGTTAAAACATTACACCACATCTTAATCTAGTGATGGACAAATAAAGCTTCATGAAGCACTTGTGATGCCTCTAAATGGCATTCTTGGTCTAAAAATGTATTAGAaatttaatacattttaatttcatTAGTATTTATCTTTGAACCAAGAGCAACATCTAGAAAAGTAGTAAGACTGCAATGTGGCTGTGATGAAAACAAGTTTGACGCAGCGGGTTTAGGAGAAGACTGGAGTAGATAAAAagggagggaaaagaaaaaggaggtcAATAATGATACTCTGTGTATATAtagtagaaaaaagaaatataatgaGGAGGTGGGAATGTGTCAGAAACATTTTCCGAGCTGTTCCCGTTAGTGGGATTATCCAACAGGCTTCAGTttccccataaaaaaaaaaaaaaaaaaaaaaattgagagcgTGACTAAAGGGAAGTGACAAATGAAAGACGATAGAGGATAAACTAAAGCAAATGAGGATGAAGAAAGAGGGCAACAGAGTGCAGGAAAGAGCAGAGTGGGCTGTCGGGGGCTTTGCGTCGGGAagtcttgggggggggggggggccgacGGGGGGCATCTGAGGAGAGTACGAAAGCAAGCGAGCGAGAAAGAAAATCCGTGAGACGAGTACCGCCGCTGGTATTGTTGGTATTTTCACTCATCAGCATAATGAAAAGGAAGTGCGGCACATTGCAGAGATAGAAGACAAAAGACAAGATGAGGTGGAAGGGACCAGAGAGACATGagaatgaaatggaaatgtgaGTGCTTTATTAGACAGATAAGAAAATATGATGTGCAGGGTTGGTTAACGGATGGGACATTTTTACATGCCTGCTGCCTTGGGGAGGATTAAGTCAAATTATCAATATGCAGGCACATAGACAATATAGTGGAGCATATTCACGGTTTGGTATTAGCTCATTTCTTTTGTTATTGGACCCGATCATCGTTATTTGTGTTTCACTGCAAAGCAATTACAGTATTAGTTTGGCAACACCTGATGgaatatcattattattttaaggGAAGTcgacttccaatttttcttgtaatatgttctgtgcagcccaactagtcaaaACACAATGTTCTGATTAATGtattgtttgtggaatatgaatcaaaCTGGCAAAATCCTCCTGTTTCTATTCATTTTAGGGGCGGAAGTTTCTAaccttgctgtcgactgaaaatgacatcacagttgctcagtcACAACCAATAgtggctcaccagttttctgaagctgagccgtgattggttgtgacttgAGAACTGACAactatgatgtcattttcagtcgacagtaagcaaaaaaatggccgcccgctgagatggataaaagggGTTGAATTTTGCGTCTTAACTCAAAttacacaaacacaatattaatcagaatgccatgtttagactagtggggacaaagacaacaaattattttaaagaaaatgtttgggttgacttcccctttaagatTTAATTTGTTGATCATTCACTCACCACGCGGCATCATGGCATAATTTTAGGAAGTCAGCATTCTGTAGGCATTGCAATGATTAACTAGCtgccattttaaatatttttgggcAAGCTATAGTCACGAGAATCTCACGTTCACGTTGGTAATTACTCTTGTAAGACAGTATATCAATTTAATTAAGGGATTGGAAGTGAGctataaaaagaaaagacataaATCAAGAGATCTAACGCGAGTCTGGTGATGCAGTCTTAGCAGCCCAGAAGTTGACATGGCAATATGCAGCCAACCATGACAAGGCCATGTGTTTAATATGTGCATGGGGATGGTGTctgtcaaagaaaagaaaagctgcaATACATTTACAGTAAGAGCCACTATATGGATTATATAAATAATGACTTCACTCCATTTTCGGCATGCATTAATTAGTAATGCTCAGTTGAGCAACTTCTTGTGTTTTATGTACGTCATTGTGCATGTATGGATGACCAATCTGTTATGTGATTTGCATTCAAGGCAACACTTTCACGATGGAATAGTGACTCATTTCCTTCCCGATTGAATTACTATATGCACGTACATCTGTAATGATGGCGTGTTGTGCAGCTATAATGGTGCATACATCATTTGTGCATACCAAATATTTATGATTAAAAACTACAATTTGACATTAGAATGAATAAAATCTTGATGCACTTTCAGGATTGAACTAAATAAGCCTTGATATCAACACAGTGGTAAATGAAGCAGTGGCTCACAGTCATCTTAGCCTCATTGTCAAATGATTCTCTCACGATGACTTCCTCATTTGATCCTGAAAGCTTATTAGCACATTCAAATTGTCTCTGCTTGGCTGTAAAAGATAATACAAAAaagggaggagaagaagaagcagatcCTAGGAGACAAAAGCCTGAGTTATATTGAGCCGTGAGCTAAGCTCTTGTGTGCCATTTGCAAGCGATACAGCAACATCCTGTCAAAGCAGTTCTATTAAAGCGCTCATGCGTCACATGGGTCTTGCTTAGAGAATAATTTGATGGGAGCGCTTGCCCATTTATGAGCTGGCAATAATGTGCATAGTTGTTGTAAAGATTTGTGCAACATTGATTCTACAAAAATTGTTAGGTTGGTCTTGAAGTAACAATCAATGAGTCAACAAACTATTAATATGAAGTCATAGGGGCAGTGACTCATTGACTCACAAGTAAAATCATCAGATTTGAAGTGGTCTCTGGGCTGGGTTTTTTAGTAGAAGATTTGTTTGAATTGATCTAATCCCTCTCCTCCAAAGGTATTTATGAAATTCAATAAGACAGGAAAAAAGACTAACCTTTGGCTCTTCTGCCTGTGCATGAACTTTGAATGAACAGTGCCAGATTAAAACAATTCATCCCCTCTCCTTTATACCACGAGGTTCTCGTGCAAATCTTTCTCTAAATCCTCTCCAAGAGTGGAGAGAAAGCCTGAAGAGAACATCAAGGTCTAGTTTTGGGTGAACTGAGCATAACTTCATTTATAACAAAATGCATCTTATTGGCTTGCCTTGGTCCTTTAAATTTAAGATCACTTAAGTGTTCCCAAAGTTGACAAAGATTAACAAGAGAAACACATCACTATTAAGAGAAAGAAAATATTACAGTGTCATAGGTCATAAAAGGTGAGATTGTTAAATTCAATAGGAAGACGTGTGTGGgggcgtgcatgtgtgtctgtCTAAGGTCAATCAAGCAATGAAGACTTGATTTGCAATCATTCTGAGTGTCTGCCGATGCATTctgaggtgagaaaaaaaacatcggaAGGTGTGTTCTGTTCTCAacttataaatataaatacagctGTTTGATGAAGGGCAAGAGATTGTGATATTAATAGCACTACGTTCTATTCAACCTAACTAGAAGTTGCTTTTAACACTCTTTTTATTGACGATATTATTCATAATTTTGTGTATATGGATATTTATCGGCAAAGCAGAATGAAAGAGCATATTGACAAAGGGAAGGAGCATTTTTGATTAAGTAAGTCATTGTttgataacaataataataattttagccTCTCGGCTAATTCTGATGGATCCACAGAAATGTTCATTGATTACACTGTCCctgtcaaataaacaaataaaacaaaataaaaagaaaataaatgaaaaaaaattagatGGACAAATGCAGATAAATTGAGATCATTCTTCTTTACACTCCACTTTTATGCGGATATACTATGTAGTTGAGCCTACTTTGTGGAGGAGACTCATTCCCTCAAACCAATGTCCGCCTCATTTAACAGCCCCTTAGTCTGTCACACTAACTCAAGATGAGTCGGGAAGGGCTGAGTCAGCAGTCAAGCACTCGGGAGTGGTGGAAATTCAAGCCTAAGGCAATGGCCTCACACTACAAGGTGAACCTAATTTGTATGAATGTCATTTTGATGTACAGTAATCCAGAAATTAACTCTGCATTCCTCGAGCACAATTTAGTTGGATGTGGAAATAACTGTGCAAACAAGCTTCTGCGGTGGTTCTCTGTAAATTGTGATAATTATTGACTATTCTTGTAGCTTTGTTATGATAGCTATAGGAAGGGTGCACAAAGCCTCAGATTATGAAAaattagaagaagaaaatatgTGTTTTTCATCCATGATTGTAAGATGATAAAGATGTACATTTCAATGTAAATTTTCTATTGGATTGTGCCAATTTGTGCTTCAACAATTGATGTGAGGCTGCTTTGACCACGAGGCCATGCAGATCCCTaaccattaaaaacaaaattgagtTAAGAATATCTCACCAGCACTGATGTATTGATTGACAATTTTTGAGAGCCGGAATGAAGGCTTGGCTGATTGATTTTCTGGATAATTGTTTTGCTTCATTTTCCGCTTCTCCCCCATGCAGCGACCTTTTGTGATCCAGCGGACAGTCAGCAATTTCACAGATGTTGTGTGCAAGGAGGTCACTGTGCTCTGCTGCAGAATCGACTACAACCAAAAACTCCTGAAACTATTACTGAAATAATAATCAGCTTTACATGTGAATTACTATCACTTTTTTCCAATCAACAGTCTGTATTGTATAAGATGTGGCGCCACTATGCAAACTCCTAAACAGGCTTGCAGGCAGACCGCTGAGCAGCGGCCGATGCATTGCAGTTGATTTTGGGATTCATAAAGCGTAGCTGCTTTCTGAAATACAGCAGGATGAGGCAGCAACATCCTCCTCGGAATCCCAATGAGCAGTGGGAGCTCTTCCTTCTTATCTCCCCATCCTCACTGTAACCCAAAGACACCCCTGTAACCTGCACAACAACAGCTCTGCATTGTTCACATCTCAGCGCTACGTGTGCTGCATCTGAATTATAACGGACGTTTTTGCTGCTCTCCTCGAAAAGATGGAGTAAGGAGGATGAATTACATGACCGGATTGAGGATTAATTAGGGGGcaaattattataatattaaGAGAAGATAATACACTGTACGGGGAAaagtatatatacatacaatagTGCATCCCAAAGGCGATTAATGGGGCTGAGTTCAGGCCTCCAAAGTTCTTCAACACCAACCCATCCTACCTTGATTTTATGGCTTGTGTTTGGATTTGGGCCTGCCCGCTCACCACCACATCTGCAAGAGCTACATTTAACTCATTTTCGTCACCGTCCGTGTCGTAGTTAGAGTGAGGAAAAAAGAGGCAATGtctcaaatgtttttaaaagtaaAGCTATCTTGCGTTTTTTGGTATTTTAGCAAGAAACGTGACAGCATTGTGCAATATTTCTTTTCTGGGCTTCATAAGATAATATGGTGTGGAAGAgctgggcccccgggccttgagtttgacacctgcggTTTAATGGTATCGAAAAAAAGATTCACTTTTTAACCACTTAGTTTGCTAATGCCTCAGGCTAACTCTGTCATTATGAATCTTGTTTTGTGTACTGCTCGAGAAGAAAAGGGTCAAAAAGCCTCTTAAGGACGTATGGAGTAAAACGTGGATGCATCACGACAAAATGATATTATGTGActaaaaatacatatttaaatTGTGCAACCGTTTTCTGTAATAATGTTAATGAGTAGAGATTGTTTGATTTCAACATTTGCTCAGGACTGAAGTTAGGTTCCATTAAAGCATCCACCGTCCTATTGAATTGCAAGAGCGGGTCCTGTGCACCCGCTTGTGCTGAGCATCCCGTTCACATGGTCTACACTGCAGTGCTGTTAAATCAAGCCGTCGCCTGGCAGCCAACTCACCTCCCATTGCAGCTTTCATTACAAAATTCATGATGAAGCAGTTCTGTGTTCTCTTCCTTCAGCGGGTCACGTTAtcgaggacggacggacggacggacctgCAGCGGGGGCACAAAACACTTTTAGCTAAGCCTGTTAGGACATTCATTCCGCTGGGCGTCACACAAGAGAGTTTGATGGGAcgaagaggaggggggcggggggggggggggggatacacaAAAGAGCGAATGACCTCCAGTTAGGACGATGTGAAAATAAGCATCAATGCTCCTAGaaaagtgttgttgttttttttattacaggagtttattattcacaatgtCATTGTGTTTTACGAATCACTTTAAAAAGGGCAAGAAAATGTTGCAAATGAAACTAGAGAAGTCTTTACCCTCCATTGTGCCATGATCTGACTTTTCTCTAGATGTACACATCCTTGATTTAACTGCAATCCATCTTGTGGTTTATGCTGACAAAACTACCTGTGATGTATCATCATAGGGAAAAAGCACTGGTGGAGAAAGCGGTGGAGCTCGAAGAGGGTCAAGGTAGCAATAGAAGCCATGATGTGATAACGATAACCTCCAtgatgacataattgctttctatattttaaaagtgaatagAGCATACTATAATCCGTCTTGCATGTGAATGGTTTAATCAGTTCTTTTGAAGTTCGGGTGACATTGTAACTCTAAAATGTGGTATAATATTGGACATTGTTAAACCTTTCTCTCCACATAATACATCAAAAAGACACATTGGCTGCCTTTGCTTGTGCTCTGCTGCATTAGAAAACTTGCGGCACTCATTAAGTGCGGTTGCCTTATTCTGCAGCAGCCTCTT
It encodes:
- the cplx2a gene encoding complexin 2, like produces the protein MNFVMKAAMGGGPPDVGKMLGGEEKEEDPDAAKKEEERQEALRQQEEERKAKYAKMEAEREQMRQGIRDKYGLKKREEAEAEAAAAAEEPAEGSLTRPKKAVPTGCGDEEEEESIMDTVMKYLPGPLQDMLKK